A single Bacteroidota bacterium DNA region contains:
- a CDS encoding PhoH family protein produces the protein MNELLIRIDSENPVEFYGINDRNLFLIKKRFPKLKIVARGDTLKVLGEQEELDLFEKRIQALQNYYSTGGKLSEDVIDQIMSGNESQVNVPADSGDVIVFGNNGIIVKARTANQRKMVESAKRNDIIFAIGPAGTGKTYTAVAMAVRALKNKEVRKIVLCRPAVEAGESLGFLPGDLKEKLDPYLQPLYDALYDMIPPEKMMNYIENRTVEIAPLAFMRGRTLDHAYVILDEAQNATEGQLKMFLTRMGSTAKFVITGDVTQIDLPRNQPSGLANAFQILGGINGIDFIHLDGSDVVRHRLVKSVIDAYAKTKGPIQPNV, from the coding sequence TTGAACGAACTTCTTATCCGAATTGATTCCGAAAATCCTGTTGAGTTTTATGGAATCAACGACCGCAATCTCTTCTTAATCAAAAAACGTTTTCCGAAACTTAAAATTGTTGCGCGTGGCGACACGCTGAAAGTTTTAGGCGAACAGGAAGAACTGGACTTGTTTGAAAAAAGAATCCAGGCGCTGCAGAATTATTATTCCACAGGCGGAAAATTGTCGGAAGATGTAATTGACCAGATTATGAGCGGAAACGAATCGCAGGTAAATGTTCCGGCAGATTCGGGCGATGTAATTGTTTTCGGCAACAATGGAATAATTGTAAAAGCACGAACAGCAAATCAAAGAAAGATGGTGGAGAGTGCGAAGAGAAACGATATCATTTTTGCAATTGGTCCCGCGGGAACAGGAAAAACGTATACGGCAGTTGCGATGGCAGTGCGCGCGTTGAAAAATAAAGAAGTCAGAAAAATTGTTTTATGCCGTCCTGCCGTGGAAGCGGGAGAAAGTTTAGGATTTCTTCCGGGTGATTTGAAAGAAAAACTCGATCCGTATCTTCAGCCGCTATATGATGCGCTCTACGATATGATTCCTCCCGAAAAAATGATGAACTATATTGAGAACCGCACGGTGGAAATTGCTCCGCTTGCTTTCATGCGCGGGCGCACGCTCGACCATGCGTATGTGATTTTGGACGAAGCGCAAAACGCAACCGAAGGACAATTGAAAATGTTTTTAACCCGCATGGGTTCCACTGCGAAATTTGTTATCACCGGTGATGTAACGCAAATTGATTTGCCGCGAAACCAGCCATCGGGTTTGGCAAATGCTTTTCAGATTCTCGGAGGAATTAACGGAATAGATTTCATTCATCTTGATGGAAGCGATGTGGTGCGCCATCGTTTAGTGAAGAGTGTGATTGACGCGTATGCAAAAACAAAAGGCCCGATTCAACCAAACGTATAA
- a CDS encoding phosphoribosylaminoimidazolesuccinocarboxamide synthase encodes MEAITATNFKFPGQKSFYKGKVRDVYNINDEILVMIVSDRISAFDVVLPRGIPYKGQVLNQIASKFLKATSDIVPNWVIDVPDPMVTVGKMCEPFKVEMVIRGYASGHAWRTYKSGKRELCGVKLPEGIKENDKFPEPIITPSTKASIGHDEDISREEILKQEIVSKEDYEQLEKYTRAVFKRGTELADKMGLILVDTKYEFGKKDGKIYLIDEIHTPDSSRYFYKEGYAERQKKGEPQKQLSKEFVREWLIANNFMGKEGQTVPEMTDAIVKQISDRYIELYENITGEKFQRADASNVLGRVEANINSFLKKYFSSKQAVHS; translated from the coding sequence ATGGAAGCAATTACAGCAACCAATTTCAAATTTCCCGGGCAAAAAAGTTTTTACAAGGGAAAAGTGCGCGATGTATATAACATCAACGATGAAATTCTTGTAATGATTGTGTCGGATAGAATTTCTGCGTTTGATGTAGTTCTTCCGAGAGGAATTCCTTATAAAGGGCAAGTGCTGAATCAAATCGCTTCGAAGTTTTTGAAAGCGACTTCTGATATTGTTCCCAACTGGGTGATTGATGTTCCCGACCCGATGGTTACCGTTGGAAAAATGTGCGAGCCGTTTAAAGTGGAGATGGTGATTCGCGGATACGCGAGCGGTCACGCATGGAGAACTTACAAAAGTGGAAAAAGAGAATTATGCGGAGTGAAACTTCCCGAAGGAATTAAAGAGAATGATAAATTTCCGGAACCGATAATTACTCCGAGTACAAAAGCAAGCATTGGGCATGATGAAGATATTTCACGCGAAGAAATTCTGAAGCAGGAAATTGTTTCGAAAGAAGATTACGAGCAATTGGAAAAATATACGCGTGCAGTTTTCAAACGCGGAACTGAGTTGGCAGATAAAATGGGATTGATTCTCGTAGATACAAAATATGAATTCGGAAAGAAGGATGGGAAAATTTATTTGATTGACGAAATTCACACGCCTGATTCTTCCAGATATTTTTACAAAGAAGGTTATGCCGAGCGCCAGAAAAAAGGTGAACCGCAGAAGCAACTTTCAAAAGAGTTTGTACGCGAGTGGCTCATCGCAAATAATTTTATGGGCAAAGAAGGTCAAACAGTTCCTGAAATGACCGATGCAATTGTAAAACAAATTTCTGACCGTTACATTGAACTCTACGAAAATATTACAGGAGAAAAATTTCAGCGTGCGGATGCTTCGAATGTACTTGGCAGGGTGGAAGCAAATATAAATTCATTCCTGAAAAAATATTTTTCTTCAAAGCAAGCAGTTCATTCCTGA
- a CDS encoding ABC transporter ATP-binding protein translates to MISAKDIHKSYGNLHVLKGVSLEIKKGEIVSIVGASGAGKTTLLQILGTLDKADGGTVYISETNIKMLSERKLSGFRNKQIGFVFQFHHLLPEFTALENICLPAFIAGKSKSEAETKAKELLSFLGLSERENHKPSELSGGEQQRVAVARALINSPSVILADEPSGNLDSIHARELHNLFFTLREKFQQTFIIVTHNEELANMADRKLIMKDGLIS, encoded by the coding sequence ATGATTTCAGCAAAAGACATACATAAATCCTATGGCAACCTTCACGTGCTGAAAGGAGTTTCACTCGAAATAAAAAAAGGGGAAATAGTTTCCATTGTAGGCGCATCGGGCGCTGGGAAAACAACACTGCTGCAAATTTTAGGAACGCTTGATAAAGCCGATGGAGGAACTGTTTACATCAGCGAAACAAATATTAAAATGCTCAGCGAGCGAAAACTTTCCGGGTTCAGGAATAAACAAATAGGATTTGTATTTCAGTTTCATCACTTGCTTCCCGAATTTACAGCGCTGGAAAATATTTGCCTGCCCGCTTTCATAGCAGGAAAATCAAAATCAGAAGCGGAAACAAAAGCAAAAGAACTTCTTTCCTTTTTAGGATTGAGTGAAAGAGAAAATCATAAACCATCTGAACTTTCAGGAGGAGAACAGCAAAGAGTTGCAGTGGCGCGTGCATTAATAAATTCTCCTTCGGTAATTCTTGCCGATGAGCCATCGGGAAATTTGGATTCCATTCACGCAAGAGAACTTCATAATTTATTTTTCACGCTGCGCGAAAAATTTCAGCAGACATTTATCATTGTTACGCACAACGAAGAACTCGCCAACATGGCAGACAGAAAATTAATTATGAAGGACGGTTTGATTTCCTGA
- a CDS encoding SAM-dependent chlorinase/fluorinase translates to MPIITLTTDLGLTDYYVGALKGAILSQMPEVAIVDITHNVPAFDIRHGAYVLKQAYPNFPAGTVHIIGINAEASANQNHLAILCDGHYFIGTDNGIFSLLFEKVPDKIYDLSNIRQETDIMIFPLKDIFVKAACHLARGGTPEVLGIAQENFKKVNTIRPVFTDNVLHGTVMYVDSYGNAVANITKQFFNDTIRGKKFTLEFQGEEIAEISQRYNEVSSGGILALFNSAGYLEIAQSRGGISGLYNLTVGSPITIRITE, encoded by the coding sequence ATGCCTATCATCACCCTCACCACCGATTTAGGACTCACCGATTATTATGTGGGCGCGCTGAAGGGTGCAATTCTTTCGCAAATGCCCGAAGTGGCGATTGTGGATATTACGCATAATGTTCCCGCGTTTGATATTCGTCATGGCGCGTATGTTTTGAAACAGGCGTATCCGAATTTTCCTGCGGGAACTGTACATATAATAGGTATAAATGCCGAAGCAAGCGCAAATCAAAATCATTTGGCAATTTTATGTGACGGACATTATTTCATCGGAACGGATAACGGAATTTTTTCTTTGCTGTTTGAAAAAGTGCCGGATAAAATTTATGACCTGAGCAACATTCGCCAGGAAACTGATATAATGATTTTTCCGCTGAAAGATATTTTTGTGAAAGCCGCCTGCCATCTTGCACGCGGAGGAACGCCTGAAGTTTTGGGAATTGCGCAGGAAAATTTCAAAAAGGTAAATACTATTCGTCCCGTGTTTACAGATAATGTTTTGCACGGAACGGTGATGTATGTGGATTCGTACGGCAATGCGGTGGCGAACATCACCAAACAATTTTTCAACGATACCATCCGCGGAAAAAAATTTACGCTCGAATTCCAGGGAGAAGAGATTGCAGAAATTTCACAGCGCTACAATGAAGTTTCCTCAGGAGGAATTCTTGCGCTGTTCAATTCAGCGGGCTATCTTGAAATCGCGCAATCACGCGGAGGAATTTCCGGATTGTATAATCTTACTGTGGGAAGCCCGATTACAATCAGGATTACCGAATAA
- a CDS encoding carbohydrate binding family 9 domain-containing protein, which yields MRGIIFFLLFSAFASSVFSNSKNSDSTQTSKKEYTAVRISHPPKIDADLNDSCWMNIPVATDFIQSQPNPLLPSRKKTDVKLAYDNNAIYVLAIMYDSSPDSILHELSTRDNAFFGPNADAFGVLFDTYHDKQNAFLFSVTAAGVQADTRLSGDNFDDSWNAVWESKVKITNYGWVAEYRIPYSALRFPKKEIQEWGINFSRQIRRCREFSNWNPIDPKVNGMVVQAGILHGISNIKSPLRLSVSPYISTYAYNFAGQNSYAFNGGADVKYGINESFTMDMMLIPDFGQVRSDDKILNLSPFEVRYDERRSFFTEGTELFNRANIFYSRRVGGIPLRYNSVYDSTRTNEIVDKNPQNAQLYNATKISGRTKDKLGIGFFNAVTAPAYATLRDTLTRITRNIQTQPLANYNVLVLDQELKNNSHVSLINTNVSRQGKFEQANVTGTEIWLVDKSNTYAIRAFGNLSQLHFPDSAKTDLGYRYLINVGKISGNYTVSLVERATTQNFNPNDFGYIARTNEFAHFLNQSYNIYKPFWKIVKMTNDLGIDYFMHYNNPRAYSLLNIDWNTDIDFKNYFTWGFFGHAQPIKNNYDFYQPRTIGRYYVYSSNYGYGTYFSTDSRKAFHLSGSVGKVIFNERNRNSVEFSLSPRYRFNDKFNMTYSYWQGNDADDVGFVDNVNDTIIFGVRNVFTKTNTIEGNYLFTPRMSLSLRVRHYWSQVKYSSYFALNDIGKDSPTSYNTSNDINFNAFNIDLAFTWQFHPGSEISIVWKNAILTEKSDLVKNYYENLNRTIGSPQSNSFSIKILYYLDYQMLKRKK from the coding sequence ATGAGAGGAATAATTTTCTTTCTTCTGTTTTCTGCTTTTGCAAGTAGTGTATTTTCCAATTCTAAAAATTCTGATTCCACACAAACTTCAAAGAAAGAATATACTGCTGTTCGCATTTCTCATCCGCCAAAAATTGATGCGGACTTAAACGATTCCTGCTGGATGAATATTCCTGTGGCAACAGATTTTATTCAATCGCAGCCCAACCCGCTTCTTCCTTCCAGAAAAAAAACGGATGTTAAACTTGCGTATGATAATAATGCAATTTATGTTCTTGCTATAATGTATGATTCTTCTCCTGATAGTATTTTACACGAACTGTCAACAAGAGACAATGCTTTTTTCGGACCCAATGCCGATGCATTCGGAGTTTTGTTCGATACCTATCACGATAAACAAAATGCTTTTTTATTTTCTGTGACCGCTGCAGGTGTGCAGGCTGATACAAGATTATCGGGAGATAATTTTGACGACTCATGGAATGCAGTGTGGGAAAGTAAAGTGAAGATTACAAATTACGGATGGGTTGCTGAATACAGAATCCCTTATTCTGCACTTCGTTTTCCAAAAAAAGAAATTCAGGAATGGGGAATAAATTTTTCCCGCCAGATTAGAAGATGCCGCGAGTTCAGTAACTGGAATCCGATTGATCCGAAGGTGAATGGAATGGTTGTGCAGGCAGGAATTCTTCATGGCATTTCAAATATTAAATCTCCGCTACGGCTTTCTGTTTCACCTTATATTTCTACGTATGCCTATAATTTTGCCGGTCAAAATTCTTATGCCTTCAACGGAGGAGCAGATGTAAAATACGGCATCAATGAAAGTTTTACAATGGATATGATGCTGATTCCTGATTTCGGGCAGGTGAGAAGTGATGACAAGATTTTAAATCTTTCTCCATTTGAAGTCCGCTATGATGAAAGGCGTTCTTTCTTTACCGAAGGAACGGAACTTTTCAACCGTGCGAATATTTTTTATTCTCGAAGAGTGGGAGGAATTCCTTTACGATACAATTCCGTGTACGATTCAACAAGGACAAATGAAATCGTTGATAAGAATCCGCAAAATGCACAACTGTATAACGCAACAAAAATTTCAGGAAGAACAAAAGACAAACTCGGCATTGGCTTTTTTAATGCAGTTACCGCTCCTGCTTATGCAACCCTGCGCGATACTCTGACTAGAATAACAAGAAATATTCAAACCCAACCGCTCGCTAATTATAATGTTCTTGTTCTGGACCAGGAATTAAAAAATAATTCTCATGTGAGTTTGATTAATACCAATGTTTCCCGGCAAGGAAAATTTGAGCAAGCAAATGTTACTGGTACGGAGATTTGGCTGGTTGATAAAAGCAACACTTATGCTATACGTGCGTTTGGCAACTTAAGCCAATTACATTTTCCAGATTCAGCAAAAACGGATTTAGGATATAGATACCTAATTAATGTAGGTAAGATAAGCGGTAATTATACTGTATCGCTTGTTGAACGCGCGACCACACAAAATTTTAATCCGAATGATTTTGGTTATATCGCACGCACGAATGAGTTTGCACATTTTTTGAATCAGAGTTACAATATTTACAAGCCATTTTGGAAAATAGTTAAGATGACAAATGATTTGGGAATTGATTATTTCATGCACTACAATAATCCCCGCGCTTATTCATTACTTAACATTGATTGGAACACCGATATTGATTTTAAAAATTATTTTACGTGGGGATTTTTTGGTCATGCTCAGCCCATTAAAAATAATTATGATTTCTACCAGCCGCGCACTATCGGAAGATATTATGTGTACTCGAGCAATTACGGATATGGAACATATTTTTCTACTGACTCAAGAAAAGCATTTCATCTGAGTGGCTCTGTTGGTAAAGTCATTTTTAATGAGCGGAATAGAAACAGCGTTGAGTTTTCTTTGTCCCCGCGTTATCGTTTCAATGATAAGTTTAATATGACTTATTCTTATTGGCAGGGAAATGATGCAGATGATGTAGGATTTGTAGATAATGTTAATGACACAATTATTTTTGGAGTGAGAAACGTGTTTACAAAGACAAACACTATAGAGGGAAATTATCTTTTCACACCTCGCATGTCGCTTTCCTTGCGCGTGAGGCATTACTGGTCGCAGGTGAAGTACAGTTCTTATTTTGCGCTGAATGATATAGGAAAAGATTCTCCTACATCTTATAATACGAGCAATGATATAAACTTTAACGCCTTCAATATTGATTTGGCTTTCACCTGGCAGTTTCATCCCGGCAGCGAAATAAGTATTGTTTGGAAAAACGCCATCCTCACAGAGAAATCAGATCTTGTAAAAAATTACTATGAAAATCTAAATAGAACTATTGGCTCTCCTCAATCAAATAGTTTCTCCATTAAAATTCTTTATTACCTGGATTACCAGATGCTGAAAAGAAAAAAATAA
- the sucC gene encoding ADP-forming succinate--CoA ligase subunit beta, whose amino-acid sequence MNLHEYQGKQILKSFGVNVQEGIVAETVEQAVSAAKQLQQETKTPIWIVKAQVHAGGRGKAGGVKVAKTLDEVKEKATAILGMKLISRQTGPQGKIVHKILIAQDVYYPGESQTKEYYISVLLNRAHGRNMIIYSQEGGMEIEEVAAKTPEKIFKEEIDPKVGLKDFQCRKIAFNLGLSGEAFKNMTKFTASLYKAYETIDASLFEINPLLKTSDNKIVAVDSKVVLDENALFRHPDYAAMRDKMEEDPTEVEAGEHDLNYVKLDGNVGCMVNGAGLAMATMDIIKLSGGEPANFLDVGGTANAERVEHAFRIILKDAHVKAILVNIFGGIVRCDRVAHGIVDAYKNLGNIKVPIIVRLQGTNAMEAKKIIDESGLKVFPAIELQEAADLVQKCLS is encoded by the coding sequence ATGAACTTACATGAATACCAGGGAAAACAAATTTTAAAATCTTTCGGAGTAAATGTGCAGGAAGGAATTGTTGCGGAAACCGTTGAACAGGCGGTGAGCGCAGCAAAACAATTACAGCAGGAAACCAAAACTCCTATTTGGATTGTGAAAGCGCAAGTGCATGCGGGCGGAAGAGGAAAAGCGGGGGGAGTGAAAGTTGCAAAAACACTGGATGAAGTGAAAGAAAAAGCCACTGCCATTCTTGGAATGAAATTAATTTCGCGCCAAACCGGACCGCAGGGAAAAATTGTTCATAAAATTTTAATTGCGCAGGATGTTTATTATCCCGGAGAATCTCAAACGAAAGAATATTACATCAGCGTTCTGCTCAACCGCGCGCACGGAAGAAACATGATTATTTATTCACAGGAAGGTGGAATGGAAATTGAGGAAGTGGCGGCAAAAACTCCGGAGAAAATTTTCAAAGAAGAAATTGACCCGAAGGTCGGGCTCAAAGATTTTCAGTGCAGAAAAATTGCTTTCAATCTTGGTTTAAGTGGGGAAGCATTTAAGAACATGACAAAGTTTACGGCTTCGCTTTACAAAGCATACGAAACCATTGACGCTTCTCTCTTCGAAATAAATCCGCTGCTGAAAACTTCCGATAATAAAATAGTTGCCGTTGATTCAAAAGTTGTGCTGGATGAGAACGCGCTTTTCCGCCATCCTGATTATGCCGCCATGCGTGATAAAATGGAAGAAGACCCCACCGAAGTGGAAGCGGGCGAGCACGATTTGAATTATGTGAAGTTGGATGGTAATGTGGGCTGCATGGTGAACGGTGCGGGACTTGCAATGGCAACGATGGACATCATTAAACTTTCAGGAGGCGAACCCGCAAACTTTTTAGATGTGGGCGGCACTGCAAATGCCGAGCGCGTGGAACATGCATTCAGAATTATTCTCAAAGATGCGCACGTGAAAGCAATCCTTGTAAATATTTTCGGAGGCATTGTGCGCTGCGACCGTGTGGCGCACGGAATTGTGGATGCGTATAAAAATCTTGGCAACATAAAAGTGCCGATTATTGTTCGCCTGCAGGGAACGAATGCGATGGAAGCAAAAAAAATTATTGATGAATCGGGATTGAAAGTTTTTCCTGCCATTGAGTTGCAGGAAGCAGCCGACTTGGTACAAAAATGTCTTTCTTAA